In a single window of the Candidatus Limnocylindria bacterium genome:
- a CDS encoding cupin domain-containing protein: MVDRKPGALVPATASRLADLVEYAEGSIVSRAIAQQPFASLTLFAFDAGQALSEHTTAFDAYLQVLDGEADLVVGGKALVVRAGQVALMPGGVPHEVNARVRFKMLLTMVRADPRERGS, from the coding sequence ATGGTCGACCGTAAGCCCGGAGCTTTGGTCCCGGCGACCGCGTCCCGACTCGCCGATCTCGTCGAGTACGCCGAGGGCTCGATCGTGAGCCGAGCGATCGCTCAGCAGCCCTTCGCGTCGCTCACGCTCTTCGCCTTCGATGCTGGGCAGGCGCTCAGCGAGCACACCACAGCGTTCGACGCGTACCTCCAGGTCCTCGACGGTGAGGCGGACCTCGTTGTCGGCGGAAAGGCGCTCGTTGTGCGCGCTGGGCAGGTCGCGCTGATGCCCGGTGGCGTGCCGCACGAGGTGAACGCCCGCGTGCGGTTCAAGATGCTGCTCACGATGGTGAGGGCCGATCCCCGCGAGCGAGGTTCATGA